tggtgtcgtccccaccatttgtacaattttgagtctgTGGTTATGAAAAAGTCAACTGTTGAtggacggacgatggacgccatggtatggcataagctcaccttggtcctttggaccaggtgagctaacaacaaTGGTTGTCCATCTGTCTACGATTGCTTGTCagtttttcctttaaaaaaattgcTTATTGGCATTATCTTGAAGGATGGGAATGGTGAAGGACTTTTCaatttaaccccccccccccccccccccccggcggtgtttgttgaataaaatgtattttttgtccTGTTCACATTTGAATAAGATCTTATTTCGGCTACAAAAAATCTgtagatttttttattatttcggAAATGTGTAAGGCATACAATTACTTTCAAGAAAGATgcattttataaatacatgtaatcaaataaaacattttcacttGAATACAATGGTTACAATCACAGCAAAACACATGAGACATGCACACAGATGAAGGAAGATTCTTCCCTGAACAGTCAATAAACACATACCTATCAGGCATATACGAATGCATCATTATGTTGTCAGTCAATAAACACATACCTATCAGGCATATACGAATGCATCATTATGTTGTAAGTTAATTATAGTTGTGAATTCATCATAATAAAAGTACAGACAATTGGCACTACTAAGAGTATATCTGTGACAAATATCTTTCGAGCTGAAATTCATTgtgcatgtacaatgtaatacaaatttaaaacatctttCATGGAAAGTAACAGACGGACATCTTCCACACAATGAAGGAGTCCCTAGCACAATGCATCAACTATTTCTTCAATGGCAGCTGACATGGAAATGTATAGGTTCAtactggtacattatatatcacagatTCACTTCTTCACTACAAGTAGATTCGCTCTTGGTACTAGTCCTGTAACAGAAAATGAGAGAACCCTATTAGAAAACAACAAATGACATGTCACATGGGAAAAGCTACTTAGACAgaaaaatgttacatcattgtataaGATTTTCTTTTATTCTATGGACATATATCCGTTAGTTTGACACTATCTCTTATTAACTCTTGGCAAAAAGCTGTGCTTACAATTATAACATAGCGTggattttttatcaaaacatcatTTGAGTTAAAGACTAGAATAGTAAGGAGTAAAATATGATTTCTAATAGTCATATTTTGTTGCTTCCAGCTCAAAATTGTGTTTCCAAAACAAGGCAGTACTCCATTTATGAGAAAGATCTGCAGACTGTACTTCACCTTTTCAGGAATGACAATATTACAAACTTCAATGAGTCTTGATAGAAACcatcagaaagatcctttcagaacttcaattgtcaaattccatGATAACCACCAAGCTGCCATGTGTTTTCTTGTGATCAGTTACACAACACTTCCTGTTTCAGATAAAACATATAGAATAAAATTACCTAATTGGTCTAAAGGTTTTTCATAATCCTCTTGTTGATAGACTTTAGGTGGAAAATTCTGGCGTAAATTGAAAGCTCCAGTTTCTGGCTTGTTCATCTGGATATACAAACGTACTGCTGCCAGTGGCTCCTTGGCTGAGAAGGTGTGGTTTAATGTATCTCCACCCGGAAGTCGAATCTACAAGTAACCATGGCGATTAATACCTCCTACTTCCTCCTGTTGAAGTGAtagttttgataattatttttacttacttatattttgttttaagattCCCCAATAAAGCTAATTTTCAAAACTATgaaggtgtacatgtatacagaaaatGAATCCTGCTCCAGAGCCTTACAGGTCATTAAACataagaggcccagagggcatTCAATGCTCATCTGGatggatttgaccaaacatcaaaatacaataatgtaatgttCTTGTTCAAATTGTGAACGCACAGAAAGTTGGTTGATTACaagagttattgcatggaaacagattttcaaattataataatacaagttttctatttttagtaatgATAACCTTGGCCATTGACCTctggacctgaaaagcaatcccaagcaaccACTTGTGGCAAGGAAGACCTACATGAAGTTAGAGTTTATTTGGCCAAAGAGAGCTAGagttatcacaaggaaactaattttctattttcagtaacagtgatCTTGTCCTTTAACCTTCAGACTTGAAAAGCAATCcaaagcaatcccaagcaagcacttgtgATAAGAGAGATCTGCATAAAGTGTGAATTTGATCGGGCCAAGGGAACTAGAGTTATCTCACCAAAACCTGTGTGTGGATGCCTGCCGCTACCACTACCTACCGCCGATACCTACATTTCGCTTGCTTTTTGCAGATGACACAAAAGTCAGGCACAACACAAATGGGAACTGTGGCCAAGAAAGCTGACTAACCAGGTAATGCCCGCCAATCCACCCTTATTTTAACTCTGCCCTAAACACTTGTTAATTAAGATAAAGCCGCTAAATACCAAATAATAAAGTAAGCATAGATGCACAAGTTAAGTGTACATGAGTGCAGACTACAAAAGTTTCTGAAAAGTTTGAATGAAAACTGTTATATGAGTTATTCAGACAAGATCTGTCTACAAACGCATGAAAGTCCTGGCTGCACAAATGCAGTGTGTAATGGCTACATCCACAGAGTTGTCTGAACAAAGTAATGTACACAGACAGAAGGACAAACTGATTCCAGGATACCGGTccctatcccccccccccccagattCATTACCTAGCTGATGTTGATCAGTACAGGTGTATTTTATACCTGTACCCGATGTTTAGTGTGGGTGTATTTACCTGAAGCTGACAATCAGTGTAGGATTTTTTCTCCACAGATGCAGCAGGTGTAGGTTGTGGAGCTGTAGCAGTCTTAGAAACATCTGGTTTGTTCTTCTGTCAATTCAAGTTGAAACaactttaaaacaatatatagtgTGCTTGTGTTCTAAGGTATCTAATTCTTTgagctttacagctcatcaaaaaatgaatatcaaaattaaaataccAACAATTCTTCACAGTTAATGTCAGTATTTGAAGCAAAATACTGATTTCCAAAGTCCATAAAACAGTTTATCCTTGGTCTACgtgttattttcaataaaatgaatattCAGTAAtggtatttatacagtaaaaattataatcatattatgattaagaaatgtttttgataaatttaGGATTATTCTACACTTTTGAGAGATGCTTATGTACTAAAGAATGGAAAGCATTGACCTTTGCTGCTCTTTCTGCCTTGTCACGTTCTATTGCCTCTTTTACTTTCCGTCTGAAAACAGGAATAAAAACATCATACCCGATCAACTATAATATCccttatatattttgtacaatcccTTAACCTCCATTTTATGAACAGTTCATCAACTCCTTTTTCTCATTATGCTTCTCTGCTCCTTGATCACAACACACACTAACAGttgatatgtatgtttatttatacagtaagTTTAATTATAGCACAGGGACTTAGGACAAATCCCACAGATAAAACCTGTAAATAGTAATGATAAATCAgtttaattatgatacacatttaaGACTGGGGTTTGATTTTTGTGAAAGGTTTCTAtcaacaattttcattttaatactGTTTCCTGTGTGTGTGCTAaagtatgttcatgtttgtctccttgtgatggtGCAGAACTGATGCCGTCTTTTTAAGAgctacttcactgaagcatactgccaaagacacccagcaggacaccacaCCCTGTCGTCCAAAAATGCTGAGCGATAAGCAGGAATAGCAGCTACCATTTTAAGAGACTCTCAGCCATTGGACAAAACCTGAAGCTTCCCCAGAGAGGCGAACTCTCAAATAAAGCCCAAAGTGAAGCAATGTCGAGGGAGACAATAGGAActgtcacctgagttttgaaatatttaagtcaATTCaattatttccctatataaactataataaagcTTACCCCCTCCCCAGAGGCAAACGTGATatcccagggtcatgaaattcacaattttggtaaagcacaataagatccttccatctatgaagagtatttgattctaccttatttgggttttaATAAGAagtgttttgaaattttagttaATTTGTTCCTTTTTGGCCAGGCCAAAAGCCCCTTGGGGGCAGTCAGTGCCAATATACATTTAGTTCACAACAGGCATCCCATGATGATAATTATATCCaagtttgtattatttccaaTGGTAATTGGAACAACTGATGCTCAAAAATTTGATTTCCATTTATGAATTATAGTGAACTTTACCCCCACTCCAGGTggaaacatgagaccccagggtaatggaattcacaattttagtaaaggaCCTTGAGACCTTTCTATCtttaaaaagtatttgattccatcatatctggGAGTTGAGAAgaacatttttgattttttttagcCCCATCCCACAGGCCCCTGGGAGGGTCGggccatataattcacaattttggttgacctttggccatacaagtttcctgccaaatttcattgaatttggttcagcggttttggagaagtcgaaaatgtaaattgtttacggacgcacaaCAAGACAAAAGGCGGTTAGAATATGTCACCTGATCATGATATAGTACAATTTTTACACCCTACCTGAAGGGcattgataaatataaatagGAGTTTAATAGATTACATATATGATTTACACGACAGAGTAATAATACTTATGTCTAGAGCAATGTTGGTCAGGACCAAGAATTAGGAACCAAGATAATTAGAATGTGTGCTACAAACCTTGCTTCCATATCTTCTCGTTTCTCTCGTTGTCGTTGTTCTGCAATTTTCTTAAGCTCAGTCTCCTCAATCCTATCAATCAAACAAGGTATTCAGGTcattatcatttgttatatCAACTTTATTTAGATTTATCCTGGGAATCTAGCAGCTAAATATCTACATTCAAGACTTTTTAGTTAATCAGGAAAAATCCTTAGAGTGTTTTTACAAATCTTAGCCTATcaggtattgagaagaagttgcatGCTGGATAGACAATGGACAgatttagtttggtttattttgtttaacatcctattaccagccagtcatttaaggacgtgcctggtttttgAGGTGGAAGAAAGCTGGAGTACAaggagaaaaccaccggcctatggtcagtacctggcaactgtcccatgTAGGTTAagaactcacaacccagagatggaggaaTAGTGaataagtgtcgggacaccttaaccactcggccactgtgGCCCCCACAACAGACAGATTATCACCATGCTGTTTTGACCTCTCAGACAGAATTTAGTAGgtgtaattatgtaattatgcTTCTGTGATGTTTCAAAGTATGTAGAAAGGTCCGAGGGATGGGTGATGTTTGAACCATTCTACCACTTTTTGGATGTTGTCCTTCAGACTGCCGGCAGCATTAGTGTTACTGGGACAAAATTGTATCTTGGCATTTTTACAGCTGATTTACACTTTCTTCCCATCACCGAATAGTATACAGTTGTCAAGGCTTTGTCATAGAACATTTTGTTTGAAACATTTTCGAAAGCTTGCAAACAGTTTTCAatcattgtttgtgtttaagaTAAACATCTTTTTCAAATCACATTTATACCAAACTGATCAATCTCATTCAGAATTTTGGGAATGTTTTTCTGTATGCTACTTGTAGTCCAGAAAACATTTACAGTAAACATAATGGCTTCAGTGTTACCTTGACAACTGTTACTGACCTTTTGACCCCCCGAGGTTCTTCTTCATTACATGAGTAATTGAAGTCGTTCTGTGATATTTCAATGTACTATTATGTAGACATATGAAGTGTCTGAAAATCTACACACTGTGAGCATGATTCCAACTATTCTCAACTTGATTAATAGGATAAAGCTTTTGTCTCTAATATGTGTGAAATAATCATGCAACAACTTACTTCTGCTTGGTGTTAATGATCATTTTACCAGACTGTCTCCTCTGTATTTCTCTTGCTAGTGCAtcctgtttttctttttcttcccGTTCAAGTCTATTTTTCTTCATTCTCTCCTGCAACCTTTGATGAAAATTTTGATACATGATCATCCTCCATACACAGTTAATCAAAATGTGAACAGGAAAAATATCTTActtttaattttctttgtatttGCTCTTTCTGAAAATCACACACATGTTAAGTTAAAGTATATTGTAAACGTGACTATTTCTATAATTTCGTGATTTGGATAGGTAGGCTATACGTGTGGGATTTATTTCCACAATCAATTTTTCTTTTGGACACATTCCAAAAATACCACATACAGCACAAAACAATGGGAGAAATTTTCACAGCTGAATGATGTTGGTGTATCTAGTGTAAAATACCCTTCATAtttctatgtttacattatttggGCATGAAATGAAGTTAACATGTAATTATAAGACATATGATGAAAAGCATACTTTCTCATTTGCTCTGCCTTTTCCTCAGCTGTTAATGGTTTGATTTCTTCTACCGACTCTGAGAATTGGGAATGTTTTGTTCTGGCTGCATGTGCTTGGGCATCCATCTCTCCTTTAAGCAACTTCCCACATCTGAAACAACCCAGTAATTATTATGTTTCCTTTGCTATTGAATAAATGTTTGATGTGTGGTACACCATTTATTAATGGCAACAAATGCTATCTTAAATGTTGCTATACATTGGGTCAATTTATAAATTCAAAGGAAACATGTGAAGTATGTACACAGACTtgataataaaatcataaatatcatACTTAACTCATTTATTTTCTACAGGTCTCctaaaatggatattttttttaaagtaaagtGATTCACTCAGTATtaaatttttatgttttaagatAAGAATGTGAAGTATTACTTAACCATTAGCAATTTATCTTTACTTCATCCTTGATCGATATTCTGTTCAATGTGAGAATTGATCTTCAAAGCATTTTTTATGTCTACCTTTTTCtgtataaaaacattttctctTCACAAACCCATAGAACTTATCCTctatattacattaatatatgGCATGAAAAGCTGAATAAAGTCTTAATGTAACAAAAATGCTCCTGAAAGTAACAATTGTTAAATATCTTTTTGAAAACTTCTTTGTATTGATGACAAACATACTCATCACATTTGAGAGAATGAGCCTGCTGTGGAGCCTCTCCGGTCTCCCCCGATACTCCAGGCTCTCCGCCACCTCCCACAGTCACATTGCCATCTGTCTGAGCAGGCGGTATATCAACAGTAGTGGCTGGAGTGAAAAATAACTAGATTTTTTATATGCTTGGATTATTTAACAAGGTTCATTCACTAAACGTTGCCATTTCTTTTTTATCTTCATGTGTATGTACCATCTTTTCCCCTTATTTGGATACTGCTGGGAACAGTTTTGGTtggttattattttcattttcaacattttatccACAACTTATTGGCCCTTATTATATAATGACTTAATGACCTTATTGGGCAATGCCCCTCCAGCCCCAAGGGAGCCATACATAccatttatacaacactggATCTCCTTTACCCAACAATGCTTCGTGCCAAAATTTGTTCAGAAtttagtagtgatttaaaggaaatgttgaaggatggacagacagacaaccaaTATCTACACTAGTAATTTGCATTGCTTTGTACATTTGTCAAGTAAAACATGAAAGCAAAAATGTTTTCaagataattatgatatataaccTAGATTCAACATAATTGTAAAGCTTCATAGACAGCATAATAAAGATTGCTAATAGAGCACTCtaacttgaaattaaaaagTACCTAGCTATATAGTAAGAACCAACATAGTCAAATGATTGTTTATGCTATCAAATCTGAAATCAAATATAAGAGTAAAATCAATTTACATTAAGGCAAATAAGGTGAAACATTCAACATTCTACTCTATTGATAAACATCCAACCAGCAGCATGGATCAATTCTATCTTGTGTATTTCTAATTTGCCTCCTAGTACACGCTTGTGgaacatttaatgttttaatgttttacttTACCTCCTAGTACTTGCCCTTGTGGTGCTTCAAAGGGTTCATTGATATCTGGATCATCTTCATGAGCAAACAACCTGCAAGAAGCATTTTGATATTACAATTGCAACTAGCTCTAGATCTGGAATTACCATCGTACTTTTTTCAAGGTAAGGGTTTGCTCTAGACAACAGTTTGTAATGCCATATAGTTGACAGGTTtgcatatttttcatttaaaaacgTTAATAATTTGCTCATTTCAACTGCTGTGAAAGCATTGCTATTCATGCCACTTACCAATCCATAGCTAGTTGTACTCCCTGGTATCTAGTTTTTGCGAGTGCCCTTTCCCTGTAAATAATCAACATTAAATGCACTTTTTGACATTGTATTCTGTActatcacaatttttttctattgataAGTGATAAACTTAGCTTCAACAAACTGACTATTGTGCCACATCAACTGCAAGTATAACAGTAAAGGACAGACAAAAGTAAATAGAAGATATATAGAAAGTGGCAGGGTTTCCAAGGATGGGATATATAGGTTCTTACTGGCAAAGTGATGGGTCTGTCTAAGCAGTATTTCACTAATCTTTGATTGCTTGTATGATTTGGAAAACAGAATTTTACATAAATTAGACATGCTATACTGACAGTAGAGATGACTATTTGTATACCTATTGCCATattcatgttattttacaaaaagaaaGTAGATctatatctatttttagaaatattacGTCACCACACAAGATAATTACAATTAACTACATACGCAAAAAGAACTGAAATGTATACTTCTTATATATCTTAAAGAAGCAAAAAGCACAGATTTATCCGTAAAACTTTTAAGGTGAAATTGTTTAGTGTTACAGTACACTACAGTAGCTTATAGGCCCACATAAATATTTCCGAATTCAGGATTCGGCTTCGATTTACATTATTTCCAATCGACTTACGCGTTGTTTTTTGTAAAACCCATCTCCATTAACGTCTGTACGTCGACTGAAGATGCCATAGCTGACAGATTATAACAATCTCTGTTCCAAAACGTTATTTCAGCTTCTTTCAGATTTTGTAAAATCACGACTACACGTTTCGAGTTTTAAGCCTTTAATATAAAAGAGGTAGAACAAGGGGAATAATTATAAGACAATCGTCAGCTAGGTTGCACACTACCAAATATTTCGCTTTGATACGAGCTACGAGCTTCGAGCTTCTACTTGAATGATGAGAGCTTCGAGCTTCTACTTGAATGATGAGCGAACTAATCTTAAAACATTTTTCTGGTTAATTGCAGGCACTTGTATTTTAAGTAGGATgaaaattatgataaaatgcatgatttatatattatttgatataataacataattttagatatggatatagaggcatTTGTTTTGCCTTCGTTCAtaattagggatttccatttcggatggaaaaCCCTATTGTCTtcgttatgttttttcttcttcttataATTAGTCTTAACATTTTTTGATAACAATTTCGTTCAGAAATGAAAACAGATTGATAGAGACAAATACATCTAATCACATTGAAAGCCTTTATCAATAGTATGCAGTAACAAGTAAGACAAAtcaacattgtaatattttattatcatcatAATCTAGAATTATTGCAAGGTATATTGATTCATTGGATTATAtacctataaacacatacatCTTAATTATCATGTACTGTAATAATCTCTCACAGTATACACACCTCAAAAACAGCAACAATTGCCTTGTTACCATGTACACTATCACACAACTCATGTTTCCGTCATACTGTATGTAAAAATAGGACATTACTGTGTCTTGGGACTTGCtatctataatatatttaaaaacagtGAACGTTattgttcaaataaaacataGGAAGCATACAATTAAAACCCTTCTATATCAAACAGGGATTTCCTTTCCAGATTTCATACATAAACAGTTGTACTGGTTGGGTGATTGCTTAATACAAGTTTCTATCATATTTTTATAAGGACAAACAGTACTTCCATATTGAGACAAGTTTTGCAATATTCTAGTGTATGAATTGAGCAGATAATAGATATTGACTATAATGCTAGGTGGTGGACCATGTTATATCAGGAATGTTGTATAGGTAATCTGGTATCACGCTGGTAAACTGTAGACTAGTTATCAAAATCACTGTCTCAGAAGATTTATTTTCACAGAATTGCTTTAGGTGTAGAAAATAAGATCACAAAGCAGTTCTCTTATACAGGCATGTAATTTTCCAGTAACAAGACAATCAGAACTCTTTCATGCTGTATATCATACACTTAATATTAATGATTCATTATCACTTTTAAGTTCATATTGGATTGTAACAGGTTTCCAAGTTCCAGGAAATATATATCGAAACAATTAAATTGTACATACCTTTGTAGCATTCAAGATACA
This DNA window, taken from Pecten maximus chromosome 3, xPecMax1.1, whole genome shotgun sequence, encodes the following:
- the LOC117324440 gene encoding UBX domain-containing protein 1-like, which produces MASSVDVQTLMEMGFTKNNAERALAKTRYQGVQLAMDWLFAHEDDPDINEPFEAPQGQVLGATTVDIPPAQTDGNVTVGGGGEPGVSGETGEAPQQAHSLKCDECGKLLKGEMDAQAHAARTKHSQFSESVEEIKPLTAEEKAEQMRKLQERMKKNRLEREEKEKQDALAREIQRRQSGKMIINTKQKIEETELKKIAEQRQREKREDMEARRKVKEAIERDKAERAAKKNKPDVSKTATAPQPTPAASVEKKSYTDCQLQIRLPGGDTLNHTFSAKEPLAAVRLYIQMNKPETGAFNLRQNFPPKVYQQEDYEKPLDQLGLVPRANLLVVKK